The following are encoded together in the Vigna angularis cultivar LongXiaoDou No.4 chromosome 9, ASM1680809v1, whole genome shotgun sequence genome:
- the LOC108320447 gene encoding uncharacterized protein LOC108320447, with the protein MNLENCHCLSTISNSSWQSYERIGYDPIVCVNEFVTRLKMGSWKALWRKIKRERRRFFRPSPVFHVQYDPTSYLHNFDDGYSTDPDNVSRSFSARFAAPSKILAKIQMGHEDLEINHKSNIM; encoded by the coding sequence ATGAACCTTGAAAACTGTCACTGTCTAAGCACCATAAGCAACAGCAGTTGGCAAAGCTATGAGAGAATTGGCTACGATCCCATTGTGTGTGTGAACGAATTCGTGACCAGATTGAAGATGGGAAGCTGGAAAGCTTTGTGGAGGAAgataaagagagagagaagaagattCTTTAGACCTTCACCAGTGTTCCATGTTCAGTATGATCCTACCTCCTACTTACACAACTTCGATGATGGCTATTCCACCGACCCAGATAACGTTTCTCGCTCATTCTCAGCTAGATTTGCAGCACCCTCCAAGATCCTTGCCAAAATTCAAATGGGTCATGAAGATTTGGAGATAAACCATAAAAGTAACATCATGTAG
- the LOC108320493 gene encoding uncharacterized protein LOC108320493, translated as MAKASPSNCVVLRRFCFLKWTVAMVVCAAGSLVLWPWSPELKIERMSVKRVRVHPLPPVGADVWITLSVVVKNRGMYWLDLADVDVGVKYRGKKMGHVESEGWHVRGWASTNVDGDLEFSGLPSTEVAHLLEDMAKGEVYFHTVIEVAGEFGFLSIPVPLTFKIILACEVLVNTKSHAIILQHCIYKD; from the exons ATGGCGAAGGCATCTCCGTCGAACTGCGTCGTTTTAAGACGTTTTTGCTTTTTGAAGTGGACGGTGGCGATGGTGGTTTGTGCGGCGGGGTCGCTGGTGTTGTGGCCGTGGAGTCCGGAGCTGAAGATAGAACGGATGAGCGTGAAGCGCGTGAGGGTGCACCCGCTGCCGCCGGTGGGCGCGGACGTGTGGATAACGCTGTCGGTGGTGGTGAAGAACCGCGGCATGTACTGGCTGGACCTGGCGGACGTGGACGTCGGGGTGAAGTATCGGGGAAAGAAGATGGGACACGTGGAATCGGAGGGGTGGCACGTGCGAGGTTGGGCCTCAACGAACGTGGACGGTGATCTGGAGTTTAGTGGGCTTCCGTCTACCGAGGTGGCCCATTTGCTGGAGGACATGGCGAAGGGTGAAGTCTACTTTCATACCGTTATTGAGGTCGCTGGCGAATTCGGCTTTCTCAGCATTCCCGTCCCTCTTACGTTTAAG ATAATACTGGCATGTGAGGTTTTGGTGAATACAAAAAGCCATGCAATTATTCTTCAACACTGTATTTACAAG GACTGA
- the LOC108320492 gene encoding uncharacterized protein LOC108320492 isoform X1 yields MFRWLLKPRFYSKCLSYVKALKIRLERIQNRKKAVLKFLKSDIAELLRLGLEYDAYTRANGLLLEQKMLSCYELVENFVGCILPHVEYLAKYNDCPDECKEAVPSLIYAAARFGDLPELLELRTLFTEKYGNSLEPYINKEFVERLRQVPPTRELKIGLLYDIAHEFSIEWDDKSLRERLYTQSSVREGKPGEDFNGSKEKERVGRKDLNDDSWIHQSSSSDDETSLSSNDGRKGTGSSSLGSISEDEVEKAETNRPISSFWRIPPPYIKQKTNKSDSKKTTHSDTATTPDSGGMNSDRKKRYSSQQPEHDTEQTRRRRSPHVRGKSLPSEPNTAVETSKGHIRTISLESGMRGGARHVHPNLPDYDDLRVRLLALRQR; encoded by the exons ATGTTTCGGTGGCTATTGAAGCCCAGGTTCTATTCAAAATG CTTGTCTTACGTGAAGGCTTTGAAAATTCGGCTGGAGAGAATACAGAATAGGAAGAAAGCAGTGCTGAAGTTTTTGAAGAGTGACATCGCAGAGCTTCTAAGGCTTGGCCTCGAATACGATGCATATACAAGG GCTAATGGACTTCTGTTAGAGCAGAAAATGTTATCCTGCTATGAACTCGTTGAAAACTTTGTTGGGTGCATATTACCTCATGTTGAATACCTAGCTAAGTACAA TGATTGCCCTGATGAATGCAAGGAAGCTGTTCCATCATTGATATATGCTGCTGCAAGATTTGGTGATCTGCCAGAATTGCTTGAGCTCAGAACATTATTTACCGAAAAATATGGGAATTCTCTTGAACCTTACATAAACAAAGAG TTTGTTGAGAGGCTGAGGCAAGTTCCACCTACAAGAGAACTGAAGATTGGACTATTATATGATATAGCACATGAGTTCTCCATAGAATGGGATGACAAGTCTCTTAGAGAAAGACTTTATACACAGTCGTCAGTACGTGAA GGGAAGCCTGGGGAAGATTTCAATGGatcaaaagaaaaggaaagagtaGGAAGGAAGGATTTGAATGATGACTCATGGATTCATCAAAGCAGTAGCAGTGATGATGAAACAAGTCTGTCATCTAATGATGGTAGAAAGGGTACCGGTTCAAGTTCATTGGGAAGCATATCTGAGGATGAAGTTGAAAAAGCTGAAACCAACAGGCCAATTTCTTCCTTTTGGCGCATTCCACCTCCCTACATCAAACAAAAGACCAACAAAAGTGATTCAAAGAAAACAACACATTCTGACACTGCAACAACACCAGATTCAGGTGGAATGAACTCAGACAGAAAAAAACGTTATTCTTCTCAACAACCAGAACATGATACTGAGCAAACCAGAAGGCGTAGAAGCCCACATGTCAGAGGAAAATCTCTTCCTTCTGAACCCAACACTGCTGTGGAAACATCAAAAGGGCATATACGAACAATTTCCTTAGAATCTGGAATGCGGGGTGGTGCAAGGCATGTGCATCCGAATCTACCGGATTATGATGATTTGAGAGTTCGTCTTTTAGCTCTTCGACAGAGATAA
- the LOC108320492 gene encoding uncharacterized protein LOC108320492 isoform X2 codes for MFRWLLKPRFYSKCLSYVKALKIRLERIQNRKKAVLKFLKSDIAELLRLGLEYDAYTRANGLLLEQKMLSCYELVENFVGCILPHVEYLAKYNDCPDECKEAVPSLIYAAARFGDLPELLELRTLFTEKYGNSLEPYINKEGKPGEDFNGSKEKERVGRKDLNDDSWIHQSSSSDDETSLSSNDGRKGTGSSSLGSISEDEVEKAETNRPISSFWRIPPPYIKQKTNKSDSKKTTHSDTATTPDSGGMNSDRKKRYSSQQPEHDTEQTRRRRSPHVRGKSLPSEPNTAVETSKGHIRTISLESGMRGGARHVHPNLPDYDDLRVRLLALRQR; via the exons ATGTTTCGGTGGCTATTGAAGCCCAGGTTCTATTCAAAATG CTTGTCTTACGTGAAGGCTTTGAAAATTCGGCTGGAGAGAATACAGAATAGGAAGAAAGCAGTGCTGAAGTTTTTGAAGAGTGACATCGCAGAGCTTCTAAGGCTTGGCCTCGAATACGATGCATATACAAGG GCTAATGGACTTCTGTTAGAGCAGAAAATGTTATCCTGCTATGAACTCGTTGAAAACTTTGTTGGGTGCATATTACCTCATGTTGAATACCTAGCTAAGTACAA TGATTGCCCTGATGAATGCAAGGAAGCTGTTCCATCATTGATATATGCTGCTGCAAGATTTGGTGATCTGCCAGAATTGCTTGAGCTCAGAACATTATTTACCGAAAAATATGGGAATTCTCTTGAACCTTACATAAACAAAGAG GGGAAGCCTGGGGAAGATTTCAATGGatcaaaagaaaaggaaagagtaGGAAGGAAGGATTTGAATGATGACTCATGGATTCATCAAAGCAGTAGCAGTGATGATGAAACAAGTCTGTCATCTAATGATGGTAGAAAGGGTACCGGTTCAAGTTCATTGGGAAGCATATCTGAGGATGAAGTTGAAAAAGCTGAAACCAACAGGCCAATTTCTTCCTTTTGGCGCATTCCACCTCCCTACATCAAACAAAAGACCAACAAAAGTGATTCAAAGAAAACAACACATTCTGACACTGCAACAACACCAGATTCAGGTGGAATGAACTCAGACAGAAAAAAACGTTATTCTTCTCAACAACCAGAACATGATACTGAGCAAACCAGAAGGCGTAGAAGCCCACATGTCAGAGGAAAATCTCTTCCTTCTGAACCCAACACTGCTGTGGAAACATCAAAAGGGCATATACGAACAATTTCCTTAGAATCTGGAATGCGGGGTGGTGCAAGGCATGTGCATCCGAATCTACCGGATTATGATGATTTGAGAGTTCGTCTTTTAGCTCTTCGACAGAGATAA